The segment AACAAATTAGTTTAACTAATACCCTACTTGAGCTTCATCTCACACAATTCCTTGTGATTGTTTGAAGCAGCACTTATTCTCCAGTTAAACTGAACAACGCACCATGTCAAGTGGTATTTGGCACAAATAATGATATTCATACAGACATTTAGAAAGTTGATATATTACAGCTGcactaaataaatatgcaaatctCCTCACTAAACGTTTCTCACATTAGGTCTGCGAGACCTTCAAACGTTAACTGATGAAGCATtagagaaaaaatattgtaaaagcaGCTGTTAGTGCCCTTGGAAATGATGGGCGGTGGAATAATTTGCCCGAcagtaaaaaactgtttttgcaAAAGTGTCACTGAATTTgatattcaatattaatagcTCAAAAACTAATTACAGTAAAGACGTTTCAACAGTGTAAAAAAACGATTTATCTGTATTTGCAAATGAACTGTTCAAATATAAAAccatttatatactgtatgtaaatgtactaGATGGGGTAACATGCGATTTCATGCATTCTTTACACTTCTAACGTGCTGGCTTTTcttgcttaacatggtcaacttgttaaaatacGAGTTGAACGTATGaggtagtatttctgtgctcgatgcACTTCTCCCAGCACTCCAACTAGCTTCAGAATTCTTTTTATAAGTATGGATCCCTGTTATTACTTTTATTGGCCACTCTCCCGAAAAAGCAGGCCCACGCATCATCCACCGAGCGAAAGAGCATGCCTACACGCTTGCGTGAGAGAACGACTACGCCCACGCCTCGACCAGCCAGCGTGAGAGTGAGCGCGCTTCACTCGGCTGACGGAAGTTTAGccgtttgtttgctcactgcatttcggtgcGGTGGGtaaaacgctggatttggagatcgtttgaaacagatagatggcgcggtcccagcgctaagagatgccggacatgaatagcacgcggtaagtcaaactgagtcaaatgtcttttgttggcaatcggcgcgtacgtgcataatgtaaacaacacgaaagggataatgcgatgatgtattgtgtgcttgtgctgtaCTGCCGTCCCCCCTGCCACCCTCCAGCAACTCGTCTTTATCGGGAAATAattgtatctctcttttataaatttgatgaAACTAAATAATCTTCAAAGATAACGTTGTATGGAATATTACTGTAAAGGTACTTAAGATTAATACGAGATTTACAGCAATTGCAtgtgttaccccatctttaacaTAACTTGCAGCTAACTTAATTAGTTGCGCAATCCCATTTTCTTGCTTGAGTAAAATCTTGTGTCCTGTGATTGTCTCCTAGGAGAATTTCTGCCACCGAGGAAGAAAGGTTTGTGTATTGGAAGTGCATGATGGGATTGCGTTCccttgaaaataaataagacatcagTATAACAGATAACAGTTTGCATGAGCCTGtaattaacatatttatattacagtTGCATTAGGAGGGCAAGCATTACAGGATTTTATGAACAATGGGCATTATGCTGTCTTTAATGGCATTTTTACATTCGGATCCATTTGTAAACGTTTCCCTTTGTTTTTAAACTCCAATTATGCTCCCCGTGCTAAAGAGTGTTGCCAAAAGCATGTCCATTAACGTCTTCGTGAGATGATCATTAAATCATCTCTACCGTACATGCATTGAAAAAACATTACCAGTTTAAGCCAATGCAAAGGTTTGTGGATAAAACATAACAGCGCCTATCCATAATAAACTCTGCATTTGAcatgacatgtattttttttttcatttatcatATTAACACTGAAGGCTACTCTGCCATCCTCACAAATTGGAATGCCCCCGTTTtactttaaaggtacagttcataATTTCTGACACAGAGACACATGGGAGACGGGGAAATTAGCTGTGTATTCCTAACACATATAGGAAGTGTCACAGCAGGAGGATGCTGAACTGTAATTATCATACTATAAGGATGCTGCACAACCAGCAGTGGCTCAATGATTTAGATGACGTGAACTTCTCTTTTAAAGGGTGAATGTCTCAAAGACCCGGTGAAATAAAAGTGCACTAGCCCCATAAATAGTACACTATAGCACATACATGGCATAGAGGACCAAGAGTGCCATCTAAAAATATAATGATGAATCAATTTATTAATTGGGGAATTCAAgcgtaaaaaaaacatgtttttaatggaaaatgtatcgacatatttttatgtctataatgtatattttagtcatgtttaaaaatgtagttaaattgaaaaataaaaatatttaaaataaaataaaaacatttaaatttaaaaaaatattatagtttcatttttgtattacctacatttttaaacatgttttttttattgtttcttttattcatgttttaaatgtagttaAATAACAATTGAACAACAAATAatccatatttatttaaaaaacaaatatttacataaaaataacacttaGTTATTCTTTGGGGGTTTTCTTgttccttttaaaaatattataaaattcatttttttatcgttctatttaaaccatttaaaatattttaaatgtagttaagtacaacaatacatttaaaaaaaattataaagttaaaacattttttaatttgtatttttctgtttgagtacattttaaaacacaaatacgttcaaatggtttatttaattcattcatttaacaacaataaaacaattacttaaaaattaaaacgctttaaaattaattgttttattgatcTAATAAACTGTACTAAACAGAAATAAACcaagtaaaataatgtattgatttatccagttaaaaagtgatttatttgaatatttacatttgaataattacataaacataaactgaatatatacattgtatttttaatttgaacTCCATGTCTTACTTACCATGGCCTTGAAgctaaaacacataaatgtcaCAAAAGATGCACATTTGCTTTGAGACAGTTTTTAAGTCTCACAAAAATAATCATGAAAATCGATGAAACATACCAACAAGGTCACATCAAACTATAAAGTGGTATGCAGCGCTCTTTTGTGCAACAACTCAAATTATTTGATAAACAGTGAGACACAAAGTTTGAATGTTATACAGTTATCTAAAAGCATGCTGAAGGGATACTACCATTGAGTATACTGTTAGTtttgtttatgatttataacagtGTTTTAATATGAGAGGCTGTTAAAAAACAGTTGTGAATCTAAATGTATCCCATTGCACGAAGCATGAAGGACCTCATAGAACGGCCAGTGTGTGACGGTTTTGCATTATGTGCCTCAATGGAGTCCATAATGATATCACAGAAAATTTCAGATTCATTCATCATGCACTGAAAGTGCCAGACtatgtattttataacaatttGCACAGGTTACCATGTTTATAGAAAGTCATTCAAATTGTGAGTACATGTACATTAACTTATCTGTTCTCTGCATTATGTGACAatcattttaagttaaatatatactttatattattattataaattactATAAATGGTCATAAAATGTACCTTTATATTTGTGCAAATTCACAACTGGTCAAATATATTTTAGCAACTATCAAATCCTGTTGGGCTGTATTCTTGGTTAGAGCCTCACATACAGTTGAGACATATACTCTTAACTTCCATTTATACTTGCAGTGTGCTAACACTAAAACTCTGATATAGTTGCAGAAATACGAGCCAAAAAGATCAtagtggaggaagaggaggatgaggaagaggaggtgGATATTCATGAAGAGGAGGAGActgatgaggaggaggaggaggaaggagttgaagaagaggaggaagaagaggaggagggcGATGAGGAAGAAGAGAATGAGGAGGAGGGTCTGGAAGAGGAtaaggaagaggaagagggagaggaGGAATCTGCTGAGGATGCAGAAGATGTGGAGGAGGACGAGGAAGAAGAGGACCAGGAGGAGGGTCTGGAAGAGGAGGAATCTGCTGAGGTTGCTGAAGAAAAggaagatgaagaagaggaggaaaaaGAGGCAACAGCAGACTTTGTAAAAGCAAAGGAagatgaggaggaagaagaagaggctGCGGCTCCAGAAGAACCTGTTGCATTTGATGCTGATGAGAAGGTTTCTACGACAACTGCTGATGCTGATGAATCAATAGACACTGATGACGAAGATAAGGAAGATGAAGAAAGCAAAGAAGAAGATGGCACTAAAGAAGACGACGATGACGAAACACCTATTGAAGCTGATGTTTCAGCCCCTAAAGATGTCAAAGAAGTAGTTACAGAAGCATTAGCAGCTGGggaagaagatgaagatgacGAAGACGAAGACAAAGAAGTCCTGCTGATACAGAGGAGAAAACTGAAGAAAGCACCGATGTCTCTAAGGACACAGATGTTCAGGACAAATTagacacagaagaaaaagtagACAAGCTTGATGATGGACAACCAAAAGAGCAAGAGTTTACAGACCAGGCTCCTATTACAGACGATGAAGACACTGACCAAACAGATGACCAAACTGAGGATAAAGAGTTTGATGCCGTTGACAGTGATGATATCGGTATTGTGCTCGATGCTGATGCTATAGTCACTGATGTTGAAGCACAAGAAACCGGTGAGGAATCTATAGATCTTAAAGCTGATGGAGGTAAAGCAATACTAACAAACGTAGATGTGGTAGATGCTATAGCTGACTCACAAGATGCTGCTGATATAACTGCCGATCACCATGACGATAAGATACCAGCTGACGTTGACCGTGGCAAAGCTGACTCTGATGATCAGGGTGACGACGGTGCAGAAGTCGGTCTCACAGATGAGACTGATGTTGAACcaaaagatgatgatgatgaactaGCTGGTGATGATGCAGATAAGAAAGAGCAGGAGGAGTTAAAAGTGGAAGGAGAAATAGAAATAGATAGGGaggacgatgatgatgatggcaTTATGGTAACAGCGCCTGTAGTTAGTTCCAAACCAGATGAAGATGAGACATCAGTGGTGGCCGATGAAGATGACGACTATTCGCCTGAGACAGGTACCCGGATTATTTGGACAGTTGACACAGATATAAATCTTGTGTCTAAAAGTTTCAGTGAAGTGGTCAAAATATCATTCTATGGTATAATACAACAGCCAGTAGTCTATAATTATTCTCCTTATATCGATCGGTAATATAACATTACAAAACTGAACATACTGCCCAGTCTGATACCCATAAGAAAGCACTGCTCTTACCTtggtttttatgatttttaaagtgatatctcaactaaaatgaaaattctgtaatcatttactcacgctcttgtcatttcaaacctgtttgactttcttctgcagaacacaaaagaagatattttgaagaataaccAATGGTGGTACCCACTGACTTGCGTCTGACTTTTGTTTCCACACAATAGAAGCGAATACTGCTGtagtttagttaccaacattcttcaaaacatcttcttttctgttccacaaaaaaaagaaagtcatacaggtttgaaatgacaggagtgtgagtaactgatgacagaatttccattttggggtgaacaatcccttttaaatcatttgataTCTTTTAAAACCTAGATCTATAGGTACATTCAGAAACAACAAAAGAGCAAATGTTTACTCCATCTTTCATCCATATCGTTGGAAGGGGTTTATCATAAAAGAGAAGAAATTTGAGTTAGTGATTGAAGTCTAAATCATTCTGGGCAGATCAAACAGTAGCAGCTGTTGTGTCACTGTCAAAACTGTTTGAACCCATAACAGACTTCTTTCATGTCAGCTGTCACTGAGCAGTCGTCTCCTAAGAGGTCACTCAAGGGCAACCAAGGTCCAGATGATcaaggaaaacacaaaaaactgaaTAAACCGAAGATGCACAAGAAAACGTCTTTACGCGGCTGTAAAAAGTTGTCACCCTAGTTCTAGTATAGCATGGAAGTATGTCtatgttcttttttatttattcattctgcCCTCAGCTCCTTTGGAATATAATTAAAGCTATaacataattacattttagcgtaaatatacaaattttaatTATTCAGCAGTGAGAAAAACGGCCTTTATTCATAATCAAATCAATTGCGTTTAAGATGCTTTTTACTAAGCTTAGCCCAGCTTGactaatttagtcatttagttcATCTGATTTTGCTAAAAGTTCACCAAGCTAAACCAACCCATTCTATATTTTATCCCACATCCGATATTGCTAATgaattaagaaaaatatcatcttaaaaacTGTACATCAATTTAACTAcataatttaatgttaatgtttagaAAGGATGTACGGACTTACTATTCAATGTTTGATCTTTTCATCcataaatgtgttctttaaaagatttaaaaacggAAAAGGAAGAGGAAACTGTAGAAAGAGAAGAGGGTGCCAAGGAAGAGGACAAAGAAAAAGCACCTGAACCGGAACTGGCCCCTAAAGGTAACAAACCCAGCTTTGCCATTATGAAGCATGTAAAGCAGATAAGGATCAGAATGAGCAAATTATCACATTTATGAGTTCACACAAAGTTATTAAACGTGTGAAGatggcatgtgtgtgtgtgtgtgtgtaagggttGGGAAGAGCCCTAGGCCTCAATCTTTGATCTCCAAAGACTTTCACATGGTTCATTTGCCATCTAGTCCATAACATCAGAAATATGCTGGTTTTTATCTACTTGCTAGATGTGTCTGCACAGGGCTGTGCTGTTCAGACACCATATTTGGCAATTTACTTCAATGAAACAGGACCAACAAACACCCACCCTATAGATCAACTTTAAGAAGAACTACTTCAATTTCCAAACAAGTGCTGTTTCGGCATTTATGACACAATCTAGATCTGCCATTGTCGGAGGGTAAAATTTAAACTATTCTTATAACCACAAGGATCTCTGTTTGTTATAGAGTTTCCATCAGTGAGATTAGATCTGTTAGATCACAACCATTTCAAGTTATTTTTCAATTCCCGAGTGCCAAAGGTTCTTCTAGTTGTAGATTAAAGCCACAGAGGAGTTTGGGGATAATTCGATGTGTGTAGGGCAAGATGGAAATATAAtactgtaacacatctcaataaatggaaggaaggaggcgggaaccggcaaacatttaaacatttaataaagtaatataacagccggcggcccctcacggacgaccgccggcgaacaaaacataaatacaaaacacaagaacataaatataaccttaacataagttcgggcacggtcctctctcttcgacggtccggtcgctcgttccttttatatgctcccatctcctacgtgattcgaggccggtgtgcgcacagctggcgctaattcacaattactcaccggactcgaaccacggtctcgccccgcctactctactacaaataCCAAGCTGAATCAGCGTATGACAAATTCAAAATGAGATGAGATGCACAAACTTTGATATGTCAATTTTGAAAGCTGCCAGGACAATAACTGCAtatgaaaaaacacaacaacaagtAAAAAAGTGAGTTCCTGAAGCGTATTTGATAAAGAGGAACCAACATCTGGAACATTTCTTGTGACAATTCAGATAAGCAAGTGCCTAGCAACACCTTAGAAACCACACAAAACACTGTACCAACCACTATGAATCAAGAATGAACATGAACCACGCCGTTGGGTGCatttactgttgtttcaaacccaTGTAAGTGGCttttctgtgtaacacaaaggAAATGTCTCATTCATTCTTACTGTGCCGAAATggtctccttttgtgtttcacagaaaggcataatggtttaaaacaacaagCTGACCTGTTTTTTATGAGGTTAACTCGCATCTTTTTTACTTCACTACATTGTTCTTTCGAATGATTTGCTCAGAAAATTACACCAATAACAGCACCCGGATCCATCGACTGCAGCGAACGagcatgaaaaatgaaaaagtcgGCCCTGCCGCGGGCAAGCAGCAGCTATTCTGTCATTCTTCTATCAGGAACATCATTAGACATGTTTCATGCAACAGCATAAATCCCTGCTGAGAAAAGGAAACCTGCTGGGACGGGAGAGAGCAAAAATGTGCGACTTGAAGAGATCCATTTTGACCCATGGGGTTGAACAAACTCCTCTGAAAGCACAAACAAAGTACAAAAAGGATCTAAACATCAAAGTTCGCATTGGGGggaatgtgtgagtgtgtgtgtgtgtgtagcttcatgtttgtgtcttttgtttGCAATTTCTATCTAGGCTATAAATCTcaccttgttttgttttgttggttaAAACAGCGGTAGATGAGGAACTGAAGCCAGAAGAGGAGGCTGAGAGacctgtgaaaacaacagaagacaAGGAAGGTCAGGTTGCAATTACACTCCAAGTGCATTTCTCTACAATACATAAAGGAACATAAGAACAGATGAATGTGAAAAAACATGGCAGTGATATTTCACTGTTTATTAAGTGCACACTTTATAGTGGTTAACTGTTATTTATTGGCTTATGTCAAGGGAGCGGGGTGGACATCTTTAcgtaaaaatgtcaaaagacacatcttttttttctttcactttgGTCCGCTTATAATGGAAAATGGTTTtgttatatttcagttttttaataatCTCTGAGCgttatttattaaatagttTTCAGTGCCtttgcatgttaaaaaaatccaaattccTAATGTTTTGTTCAGAAACTGGCTTGTAGATTTTAACcgtatttcattatttttattctaaaatgaggagatgtttttattgcctGCATTACATTGTGACAGGTTTACTAAATAATCTGAAATGTGCCGCTCAAACTGAAGATCAAAcgattataaatgaaaatctggttaaaaaaatatgagtTTCCAGCATTGATACTACATATGTTTAAGCAAAGGTAGAAAAAAACACACGATTTGAATAACTTTCTGTTACTTGTACAGCTATAACTTCTAATGCAAAATCTTTCCATCTtgaaatagaaatatattttagaaaatattaCTATAAGTAATACTTTTGGAAAAACAGGCAATATCTATTGACAAAGgcaggttttaaaaatgacaagaatgGGTGACAAATAATTCTCTACATGATGTACGCTATATCATTGTAATCTTTGTCAAACTACAATACTTTACTGAGACGGTACAGTGCTTAAATTCCTCATGCAAAAGAGTCTGTatattacatgtaaaaaattcccagtgtcatttaaaaaacaatttcaacCAAATCTAATACAAATTTCAATGGTAAATCAAAGTCATATGGATATTATCTTATTTCATAGCAGTTCAACATTTTTCCGACTGCCCTGCTGATATTAATCAGacgaatgtaaatgtgttttactaGCTAATAAACTCCAGCACCAAAGGTCAGTGAAAAAACAAAAggacaaaataaagaaagcaTGCTGTTTTAATAACACAGATCATGCACTCTGCTTCAAGGTTGACTGACATCAAAAATGGCATTAGCATTTTCGGTTTAAGGCACTTTGAATACCACCCTTTAATTTACAGTGAGCATAAAAACTGTTCTTGACTTTTCAATTATACAAtgatttaatgaattattattcaaaaaaattcttaaaattcTTATTCAAAAAATCATCTCAGAGTCCCAGACAGGATCCTCATATATTTCAGTGTTATGCCTTTGCTTCAATgtcacagtttttattttcgATCGCTTCATTGTTTTTTCTAATTAATCTTCAATCTTCGCTGATATTAAATCAAAACTGCCACATTAATTCAGACACTTTTTTGTAATCCAAATGTATAATGAAGGTGTCATATTCGTATCCTGTGATTTACTGCCACCactttaaaaattaatttttactaataacattttgatttatggACGCAAAAACTGGAATCGCCCTTTGATGTAATGAGCTAATTATGTGTTTTAAAGATAATGACATCAATGTTTTAAGCTGTACAAGACAATTACTGTACTGTACAAGAGTATTTACATCTATGTTTAGTAGTGAATATGATCCTGATCGTGCtctgttgaataaaataaagataatcTAAGAAACCGCTCATTGCACTACAGTGTAACAGACCTTCAAATTTAGCATTTACATCTTGTTTAATTTTTTGCAAATACAGTATAAGTGGATAAAATTCAGTTAACATATCCTGTCATAATAACAAGTAAATAATTCCCAGTCCTAGCACAAGGCCACATATCGCGAATGTTTGCTAAAATTGAAGAAAGAGTGGTATGAATCCAGTAGTAAGTATGGCACttcatattttgcatttgtttgtatttagaaGAACAAAAAGAGCCCTTCGTCTGTCCTTGTATGCATTCGGAAATACGACAACAGCCACAAAAAGCCACAGACATTAAATCAAAGGAAGAAAAAGGTATTTGATATTGACTTGCAAGGTCAATATCATGCATGTTGATTTAAAAAGCATGGGCATATTTCTATGATTGTCCAGCAACTCACAGCGGCTACGACTCACCTGTCTGTTCCATGAATACCAGATCTACACAGATTCATTGTAGGCCTACATTCTGTTCAACAGTTATCATCAGCTTTTCATGCAACTAAACAAGAGGTAGGCCTATCTTACTCAATAAAAACTCAACTGTTGATCAGATACTATTGATCAGATACTATTGATCAGATGCTATTGATCAGACGCTATTGATCAACTATTGTGAACTGTAACAGTATCCATATTTCGTTTAAAATACTCGTCTACATGCAAATACAGACAATTTTTCCCAAAACATACTAAGTTAATTGCTCGCGAATCGCTCTGGCGGTACTGTGACGTCACACGCTGAGCTGTCTGCGCAGCACCGTATGAAGTCCAACGCAACTAAAATGCATGCCAAGCGTGACTCCGCGTCATACTGTTGCCATTtagaaaaatctttaaatgcTCTGACACGCATGCACGCATTGTTTTTGGGGGGGAGGAATGAAATAGTCTTACCGTTTTGGCCGATCGCTGTGCGCTGTTAGCAGCGAGCATATCCTGCGTTGCTTTCAATCCCACAATCCACCTGGAGAAGCCTTGCTCGGTGGCACCGCTTTTCCACCATCGAGACGAACCGTTTCAAGCACAGTCTGAAACCGTTATAGTTAGCCTATGTTTCAACGTGAGCCTGGTTCGACACGGCAcgattacaaactgttctcggcTCAGAATTTTCGGTTGTCTAATCGTGTTGAATCGTGCCAATGAATGCGCTCAGAGGCCGCTCGATCTCGTGCGTTACCAAGGCAACGCGTGTAGCATTTGTTTAcacaattactttttttttgtacagaatatgttttaatttatgatTAACTAACGCAGACTGcgtacgttttttttttttttgccaaaacgTTTCCTaaccaagaaatgtttgatTATTGCATGTATGTTTTCTGCGTGTGAAAGACACGTCTGGTTGAAAACAGGCAACTTTGTGTCAACTCAGCGTCGCCATCTTGTGGAGTACAGGTTATATAACACTAAACTCCTCTCCCATTTTTCTTCCAGCTGAACCTCAGAAAGTGAAGAAAAGAGGTACTcgacttttattcattttgaaatcCATTTTCCTTATGCTAAATGTATCTGCATAAAATATTTGAGAAGTATGTTTTCCTTTTGTGTGTTAACCCCTTTTGAGTTTGCTTAATTTGTCACTGCAGACAGTCTGACTATCGCCACCTGGGGTGGGACCTCTATTACACAGTGGTTTAACATTACTAAACTGCATTTTTGACGAATTAAATCATATAGACACGCCAACAATCCGTGAAAAGAGGACAAAAAAAGATGCgtttgtttttctcaattgtaACAAACACAATAGTGTCCCCTGCTGGTTCCAAGCACATATTTCAAGACATGTTTAATGAA is part of the Triplophysa dalaica isolate WHDGS20190420 chromosome 13, ASM1584641v1, whole genome shotgun sequence genome and harbors:
- the LOC130433968 gene encoding probable serine/threonine-protein kinase kinX; protein product: MPTRLRERTTTPTPRPASVRVSALHSADGSLAVCLLTAFRCGEFLPPRKKVAEIRAKKIIVEEEEDEEEEEEEEEEGDEEEENEEEGLEEDKEEEEGEEESAEDAEDVEEDEEEEDQEEGLEEEESAEVAEEKEDEEEEEKEATADFVKAKEDEEEEEEAAAPEEPVAFDADEKVSTTTADADESIDTDDEDKEDEESKEEDGTKEDDDDETPIEADVSAPKDVKEVVTEALAAGEEDEDDEDEDKEDTDVQDKLDTEEKVDKLDDGQPKEQEFTDQAPITDDEDTDQTDDQTEDKEFDAVDSDDIGIVLDADAIVTDVEAQETGEESIDLKADGGKAILTNVDVVDAIADSQDAADITADHHDDKIPADVDRGKADSDDQGDDGAEVGLTDETDVEPKDDDDELAGDDADKKEQEELKVEGEIEIDREDDDDDGIMVTAPVVSSKPDEDETSVVADEDDDYSPETDLKTEKEEETVEREEGAKEEDKEKAPEPELAPKAVDEELKPEEEAERPVKTTEDKEEEQKEPFVCPCMHSEIRQQPQKATDIKSKEEKAEPQKVKKREPEVKRREPLLKQRKEKESPVRTRLEKARKAPRAKTMAVKIPRKKVTAPRVSKDVDMSAAPVPMQDPVPMCRPTPVYCPAPPGWYVHHIVTSSPLPPSALPESEVPVLTIHQAPTILKEPEAAKTKPKETKKKEPAAPKEKAKISPAKKETTVTKDKVKPSPEPTAGQQKAKRTEKVIIREKTKPTPVKKEPAATKTKATKVTTTKQKEERAVKEVKPAVEVKKKAESIPKTKQAIKTPVVETPVPAEEKTTEETQAEEQTPAKDPKAEENVTEGKKPGKIPYFQCVLMSSKSSQYPLRPMSSAMSPAINPSVMRAMMEQRAALLQQKARGAGQ